From a single Girardinichthys multiradiatus isolate DD_20200921_A chromosome 17, DD_fGirMul_XY1, whole genome shotgun sequence genomic region:
- the LOC124882813 gene encoding tetraspanin-7-like, whose amino-acid sequence MSSPLPYDSLLARPSPSRRALDWEREQLAVRRLSSPLGVNLLTPPPLPRRPSAIPGYLLPPYQDQEEQLHQQHQRLSLSVCSEASLAPPAPVLVGAAPPCCHPVGAMHFLRLGLLVFSCLFWAAGLAIFTLGVWAQISLADYMTLSANRYPNAPLILLSTGAAVTAWGFLGCLGVAANMPCVLKAYGLFQLATLVAGLAAGLSGLFYREDIAGGFRSGLQRAVAGYTEDEGRADALDSLQRALECCGAEGWRDWLNSDWAIQHMTFLPAENGTSVSLPDSCCMRRKGCGNRPLLSDDNEGVAAAGIHPHGCFSKVFSLVNDNVFHIAATVLGLAFTQIGGITMACLLANKLSPRQHGRVVAH is encoded by the coding sequence ATGAGCTCTCCACTGCCGTACGACTCGCTGTTGGCCCGGCCAAGTCCCAGCAGAAGAGCTTTGGACTGGGAACGGGAGCAGCTAGCTGTCAGACGACTTTCTTCCCCACTTGGTGTAAACCTGCTCACTCCTCCTCCACTACCTCGACGACCTTCTGCCATCCCAGGTTATCTGCTGCCTCCCTACCAAGACCAAGAAGAGCAGCTTCACCAGCAGCATCAGCGTCTGTCCTTGTCCGTTTGCTCAGAAGCATCCCTGGCACCTCCTGCTCCAGTCCTGGTAGGTGCTGCCCCACCTTGCTGTCACCCAGTGGGAGCCATGCACTTTCTTCGTCTGGGTCTCCTGGTTTTTAGCTGTCTCTTCTGGGCAGCTGGATTGGCCATATTCACCCTGGGTGTATGGGCACAGATCTCTTTGGCGGACTACATGACACTGTCAGCCAATCGGTACCCCAATGCCCCACTTATCCTTCTGTCTACAGGTGCTGCTGTAACTGCTTGGGGTTTCCTGGGTTGCCTTGGGGTGGCTGCAAACATGCCCTGTGTCCTGAAGGCCTACGGGTTGTTTCAACTTGCTACTCTAGTTGCTGGTTTGGCAGCTGGACTTTCAGGGCTCTTCTACCGTGAAGACATAGCCGGAGGATTTCGCAGTGGCTTGCAGCGAGCTGTTGCAGGCTACACAGAGGATGAAGGCCGTGCCGATGCACTAGATAGCCTGCAGAGGGCCTTGGAGTGTTGTGGTGCTGAAGGTTGGCGTGACTGGCTCAATTCTGACTGGGCTATTCAGCACATGACTTTCCTTCCCGCTGAGAATGGCACCTCTGTCTCCCTTCCAGACAGCTGCTGCATGAGGCGAAAAGGTTGCGGGAATCGTCCACTCCTATCAGATGACAATGAAGGAGTCGCTGCTGCAGGAATCCACCCACATGGCTGCTTCAGTAAAGTCTTTAGTTTGGTCAATGACAACGTCTTCCACATTGCTGCCACCGTGCTGGGTCTGGCCTTCACGCAAATCGGAGGTATTACCATGGCTTGTCTTCTGGCCAATAAATTGTCACCCAGACAGCATGGGCGGGTAGTGGCACACTAA